From the Candidatus Poribacteria bacterium genome, the window TCTTCTTCAAAAAAGAAGGCATACGCTAAACCCGAACTTTACCCTCTCGGCCGTGCCACGTTTCTTACCCATGGAAGCAATGTCGGGAGTGATAGTGAGAAAGACTCGAATGGGCAGGAGATTTTATATAACTCCGGTGGGTAGGTGCTCCCCTAATTGTGCCAGAAACGTTTCAGAGACGTTTCGCACTCCTTCATAATTAAGGAGGAAGCCTAAAAGGAGGAAGCCGTTTGGCAGCGTCAAAACAGAAACAAGATTTTGGAGGCGGCAGGATCGCCCTCCGCTTGTTAGGATATCTCAAACCGTATTTGGGCTTAGCCCTGCTATGTGTGCTCCTCAATGCTGTTTACCGGGCACTCCATCTGGTAACTCCGTGGGTAGAAGGTCAACTTTTCGATCGTGTATTTGGTGAAAAGGATGCCGATTTTCTACCCATTCTTGTAGGCTTCTGGATGGCCCTTGCAGTCGCCATCTATTTCTCGAATTGTGGATTGGCGTATTTTGTGACTCTGGTCACAGGTCAAACTCGCCGTGATCTGCAACTGCAGGTTTATGAACACCTGCGATTCCTGCCGTGCCGTTTCTACGATAATCACACGACAGGGCAGATCATGGCTTATGTCAATTCCGATACGCCTACCGCCGCAGAAGGGATTTTAGCGATCGGTTGGATTATCGTTGCAGGTCTTGAATTTGTCATTACCTTGGGCGTGGTGTTCTGGGTGAACCCTTGGTTGGGGTTATTCAGTATTCCCTTTGCTCTCGCGGTGGTTTACCTTCCAGTTATTTTCCGATCCCCTGTGCAGAACGCTTCAAAGCGAGTCTTACGGGAACGAGAAAGTATTTCGACACGACTTCAAGAAGGGATCGCGGGGTCCCGCGAAATAAAATCGCTCTGTCATGAGATGCGAGACATGGGGCTCATCCAGCATTCAATAGAAACCCTCGTTCGTGCAGAGGTCTATCAAAGGTTAGTCGCTGCACTGACAGCACTCGGACCCCTTGCATCTTGGTTGGGAACTCCGCTTTTTTTTCTCATCGGTGGAAAAATGGTCCTTGCTGGAGATATTAGCCTCGGTTTTTTGTGGATGGCGAACCGTTATTTGAACCTACTCACCTTTCCGCTCTATCAAGCTCAGCAGGAATATCAAAATTTCCTCAGAGCTGGGGAAGGTGCAAAGCGGGTGTTCACTTTCCTTGAGGAAAATCAAACCGAATCGACTGAGGGGATCGAGGCTGTAGAATTGGAGGGAAAGGTCCGATTTGAATCCGTTTACTTCCGTTATAGTGAGAACGAGGAAGTCCTACAGGATGTCACCTTTGGGATCCAACCGGGTCAACTTGTAGCAGTTGTAGGCCCAAGCGGGGCAGGAAAAAGCACGATCCTCAATCTCATTCCGCGTTTCTACGAACCTACCCAAGGACGAATATTTGTTGATGCACATGACATAACGACACTCCATCTAAGTACCTTACGATCTCAGATCGGCACAGTGTTTCAAGCCCCTTATCTCTTTTCGGGTTCAATTGAGGAAAATATCCGAATGGGTGCTCGACACCCTGAGACAGTGACAGCAGAGGACATCATTGATGCGGCTATCGCCGCGAATGCCCATGAGTTTATCACGCAACTTGAAAAGGGTTACGCCACAGAGATAGGCGAGCGGGGCATCAAACTCTCTGGAGGCGAACAGCAACGGATTGCCATTGCTCGTGTGCTAATTCGGAATCCTAAACTGCTCTTGTTAGATGAAGCCACTTCCTCACTGGACTCAGAGACAGAGAAGGTCGTTATGGAAGCGTTGGAACGACTGATGAAGGGAAGGACTTCCTTTGTGATTGCTCACCGGTTGTCTACTGTGTTGAATGCGGATGTAATACTTGCCTTGGAAAACGGCAAAATTGTAGAAACAGGCACGCATCAGGAGCTCCTTGCACAAAGAGGGTTATATGAGCGTTTGTATCGCTTGCAATTTGAGGAGACCTCTGGTGATAGAAAATAGTAAAACTTATTCCGCATCTAGGAATTCTACCGAAAACTGAGGTAAGTCGTATAAAGTCATGTTTTTTTCAAGATTGGGTCAACTTTCAATCCCCGAACATGTGCATTTCGTAGTCTTTGATGAGAAGGATGGCTTTCCTGCATCAGCGACCCTCTTAAATTATGAGAGTGGAGAGTTCTACACTTTAGATGGTGTCGGTCTTGATTTCTGGTATCTTATTCAAGATAAACGGAGTCTTGAGGAAATTGTGGCGGCGCTAATGTCAATATATGAGATTACCGCAGAGACCCTCTGGAGAGATATTGAGACGTTAGTTGAATCTCTGCTTGAAAAAGGGATCCTCACACGTTTAGATGCCAGAAAATAAAAAGGTCATTCTTAAAATCACTTCACGGTTTTCTGCTGGAACATGTTGATGAAAGTTCCTCTATTAAAGTTGAGTATGTGCATGAAGATTGCGAGTTTGTATCCATTGATACGCGGGTACGCGGAAGCAGATTGGGATTTTATACGTGCTTTATTGTGTTCCTCGAGGAAAATCAACAATTTCCATGTGTTTCTACCGCTTGATTGCCAACCACCAAAATCGTTTCCTAATATTTCAGGTGTATCCATCCATAGTGTCATAGAATTGGCAGAATTCTTTCAAGAGAATTCCATTGATGTTTGGCATGACTTTGGGTATAGCGATGTTTCCCATCTAACGCATCTCCGCGGGTTAAGTGGTCAGATTTTTCCAATTACGATACAGGTTCAGCCGTGGCGTTTGGCATTAGATCCCCTGAAAATAAGTAAAGGGCTAACTGAATATGATGCCCTTTTATGTTCAAAACCTTCGATTTGCAGAATTGTTCATCAGTCCGCCCAAAGTTTCCCGAGTTCAAACTTCATCCCTGAAATCTTTACAATTCCATCCGGGGTAAACACTTCAACAGAGATCATCTCTGATAAACAAGATGCACGATACCTTCTTGATCTTCCAGGACAAGACTTAATCATCTTATGTTTGACAGATTTCTCTGTTTATGAGGGTGGGGACCTATTTCCGCTGTTTCATGCGTTTCAAGTTGTTGCTGAAAAACATGGGGATGTTCGGCTGATTATAAGCGGCTTTGATGAATATGGATATGCCGACAAGTTTCAGAATTTTCTTGACAATTCGCATTTAGGTAGACAGATTATATTGATGCCAAATGCAAGTAAATCCGCGCAATCGCTCCTACTTTCGGCTGCAGATATATTTATTTCCCCTTCTGATACAATTCATCGGGATAACCAAATTCAAGTCCTCAGAGCAATGGGAAATAACCTTCCTGTCATCGTAACTGACGATGACGATGGAGGGGTAATAGCACACGGTAAAAATGGTTTAAAACTAAGGCGAATATGTCAACCTTCCAGTTATGACGCGTTAAACAACTATATGCCTCTCGTATCCGAGGATGTTAAACCTTTGATTCTATCACAAGGTATCGTCGTTGATACCCAACAAATCATAGAATTCTTGACACTGCTGATTGAAGATCGCGAATTGCGTCAGACCCTTGGAAAAACCGCGCGTCACTATGTGGTGGCAAATCATGGATGGGAAACAATGGTCAACAGGTATATTAGTCTGTGGCAGACGTTGCGTGAAAGGGTGCCATCGGACTTGCAGCACACAAAGTCATCAGAGATTCAGGGGGATATCCTATTCCGCGATGCTAACACCAGAGATTTCTCTTTTTTCTCATTCATGTCTGCGGACCTTGAAGAGGATACCTCTTTACAACTTACTTCTGTCGGTAAAACACTCTTGGAGACACAACATCTTATTAGTTACGATGTGATGAAGGATATAATTTATCCTCCTGTCGTTTTTAAGATTCTGAATTTGGCAAGGGCTGTGACCACCGGAGCAGAGATTATCAATTCACTGCTCTTGTTAACGGATGGCGACGATACCGATAATTTAGTACCAAATATCACCTATCACATCATGTGGTGTGTAAAGCAAGGGTTTATTTCACTCAGCAAGAACGGACAATCATTATGAACGTGTATGGAGGTTTTTTACCATTAGATCCGAATATAGGTGATCCCGGATACCGCAACGGATCCAGCCAAGGCATCTATGGGGCAAGGGTTGCCACTAAACAGTTTCTGAAAAACCTACTGCGGTATGGGGATTTTGAAGCGTACCATTTTTTTAATCCAGGGCGCTATAAGCCACAGGAAGCGGGTGAGGTAGAAGCCTATTTTGGATTATTGGAACCGGATCCTCGCATCAAACTTTTGAAACTTGAGGATTTTGGGAAGGCGGTGCAAGAAACAAACTACCTCGTATTTCATAGTCCTCAAGGACCTGATATTGCCCAAATGCTCTATCTCCGGAATCAGATTAGTCGCCAAAATATCCCCATAACGGGAGTTACACATACCATTAGTTACCAGTTTCAGCTTGTAAACTTTCTCACTCTGCCTCTCATAGGAGCACAACAGTGGGATTCAATTGTATGTTTGGAAGTTCCGGCTGTGAAGGTTATGAAGAACCATTTTTCTCACTTACAGAATCGTTTATTTCAGCAATTTGGCTTCAATCTGGAATATAAAGGAAGGTTAGACAGTATTCCTTTAGGCGTAGATACGCAAACTTATCGTCCTCGAGAGAAACAAGCACTAAGACAGCATTTTGGCTTACCTAACGATAAAGTCATTCTACTCTGGATCGGACGTTTTTCACATTACGACAAGATGGACCTACAACCGTTACTCATTGCATTCAAAAAGGCTCTGGAGAAGTGTTCAGAAGATAGAGCGGTCCTTGTATTGGCAGGAGATGATAGTCGCTACGACTACGCTGAGAAGGTCACTGCCTACGCCACGCAGCTCGATATTCAAGAGCAAGTTATCATACTTAAAAATCGTCCTCGGATTGACTTCCCGTTACTTTATTCCGCTGCAGATGTCTTTGTTTCGCCGAGTGATAACGTTCAAGAAACGTTTGGACAG encodes:
- a CDS encoding glycosyltransferase family 4 protein: MNVYGGFLPLDPNIGDPGYRNGSSQGIYGARVATKQFLKNLLRYGDFEAYHFFNPGRYKPQEAGEVEAYFGLLEPDPRIKLLKLEDFGKAVQETNYLVFHSPQGPDIAQMLYLRNQISRQNIPITGVTHTISYQFQLVNFLTLPLIGAQQWDSIVCLEVPAVKVMKNHFSHLQNRLFQQFGFNLEYKGRLDSIPLGVDTQTYRPREKQALRQHFGLPNDKVILLWIGRFSHYDKMDLQPLLIAFKKALEKCSEDRAVLVLAGDDSRYDYAEKVTAYATQLDIQEQVIILKNRPRIDFPLLYSAADVFVSPSDNVQETFGQTVLEGMSSGLPVVCSDWEGYSISVIHGRTGFRVPTYWMECDETICDYAPFLPFRLNHLYLSQSVCVDVEQMSEVLLFLILHDDLRSKMGRQARQHVLDTYDWKIIIGRYMELWEELHKIASHHALPLQQSSWFRPAYFQTFQHYATMTLQPTTRVRKTPLILTSTGSNAPPWYEEMDVKLQPEIIDAILSHSTDWIAVAELEANLCTIIQTTPEVFRYHLLYLLKYHCLSFDVDTLEKAATDLRNLNVEGHREGECQ
- a CDS encoding glycosyltransferase family 4 protein, whose amino-acid sequence is MKVPLLKLSMCMKIASLYPLIRGYAEADWDFIRALLCSSRKINNFHVFLPLDCQPPKSFPNISGVSIHSVIELAEFFQENSIDVWHDFGYSDVSHLTHLRGLSGQIFPITIQVQPWRLALDPLKISKGLTEYDALLCSKPSICRIVHQSAQSFPSSNFIPEIFTIPSGVNTSTEIISDKQDARYLLDLPGQDLIILCLTDFSVYEGGDLFPLFHAFQVVAEKHGDVRLIISGFDEYGYADKFQNFLDNSHLGRQIILMPNASKSAQSLLLSAADIFISPSDTIHRDNQIQVLRAMGNNLPVIVTDDDDGGVIAHGKNGLKLRRICQPSSYDALNNYMPLVSEDVKPLILSQGIVVDTQQIIEFLTLLIEDRELRQTLGKTARHYVVANHGWETMVNRYISLWQTLRERVPSDLQHTKSSEIQGDILFRDANTRDFSFFSFMSADLEEDTSLQLTSVGKTLLETQHLISYDVMKDIIYPPVVFKILNLARAVTTGAEIINSLLLLTDGDDTDNLVPNITYHIMWCVKQGFISLSKNGQSL
- a CDS encoding PqqD family protein, which codes for MFFSRLGQLSIPEHVHFVVFDEKDGFPASATLLNYESGEFYTLDGVGLDFWYLIQDKRSLEEIVAALMSIYEITAETLWRDIETLVESLLEKGILTRLDARK
- a CDS encoding ABC transporter ATP-binding protein, which gives rise to MAASKQKQDFGGGRIALRLLGYLKPYLGLALLCVLLNAVYRALHLVTPWVEGQLFDRVFGEKDADFLPILVGFWMALAVAIYFSNCGLAYFVTLVTGQTRRDLQLQVYEHLRFLPCRFYDNHTTGQIMAYVNSDTPTAAEGILAIGWIIVAGLEFVITLGVVFWVNPWLGLFSIPFALAVVYLPVIFRSPVQNASKRVLRERESISTRLQEGIAGSREIKSLCHEMRDMGLIQHSIETLVRAEVYQRLVAALTALGPLASWLGTPLFFLIGGKMVLAGDISLGFLWMANRYLNLLTFPLYQAQQEYQNFLRAGEGAKRVFTFLEENQTESTEGIEAVELEGKVRFESVYFRYSENEEVLQDVTFGIQPGQLVAVVGPSGAGKSTILNLIPRFYEPTQGRIFVDAHDITTLHLSTLRSQIGTVFQAPYLFSGSIEENIRMGARHPETVTAEDIIDAAIAANAHEFITQLEKGYATEIGERGIKLSGGEQQRIAIARVLIRNPKLLLLDEATSSLDSETEKVVMEALERLMKGRTSFVIAHRLSTVLNADVILALENGKIVETGTHQELLAQRGLYERLYRLQFEETSGDRK